A part of Tigriopus californicus strain San Diego chromosome 10, Tcal_SD_v2.1, whole genome shotgun sequence genomic DNA contains:
- the LOC131888305 gene encoding copine-9-like, giving the protein MQINVVCVSLRTLLITLGQCKCLKYKSSVETRSQFTQVLSVQFIQNHKFELQDHLAIKPTRFIMATAKLKIGVACENLSSKSGPFCTLMAKSNSQWKEVGRTEVIRNSSSPAWATKLELNYNFERREKVKFVVQDQDMQLLGTLSVTLGTLVAAPGQVYRSIIEEGSSKKGYFIITTENVTPAAKKESIENKFTSFIRNGTALNFAVAIDFTASNGEHLEPESLHYRSKPNGKNSYTEAVRALGQILEDYDADNLFPAFGFGAVVPPSQEVSHNFFLNQHPTNPECIGVEGIIAAYTETLAKVELFGPTFFAPVINYMAEVAKINQDGRKYYVLLIITDGVIQDFKQTKSAIVNASHLPLSIIIVGVGEADFTEMEALDSDERLLQSNGRTASRDIVQFTELRRYAKENGNWKKAALAMDVLSEVPTQLVEWMENNGKKPFYS; this is encoded by the coding sequence atgcaaataaatgttgtttgcgtaagtttgagaacactactGATAACTCTAGGACAGTGTAAGTGTTTGAAGTATAAAAGTAGTGTTGAAACGCGTTCTCAATTCACTCAGGTTTTGTCAGTTCAATTCATACAGAATCATAAGTTTGAGCTTCAAGATCACCTGGCGATCAAACCTACTCGATTCATCATGGCTACCGCTAAATTAAAAATCGGCGTGGCCTGCGAAAATCTGTCCTCGAAGTCCGGTCCGTTTTGCACCTTGATGGCAAAGTCCAATTCGCAATGGAAGGAAGTGGGACGCACCGAAGTCATTCGAAATTCCTCGAGCCCTGCTTGGGCGACCAAGCTTGAACTCAATTATAACTTTGAGAGGagagaaaaagtcaaatttgtgGTCCAAGACCAAGACATGCAACTTCTGGGAACCTTGAGTGTAACCTTGGGCACTTTGGTGGCTGCTCCGGGACAGGTTTATAGAAGTATAATTGAAGAGGGTTCCAGTAAGAAAGGATACTTCATCATAACTACGGAAAATGTTACTCCTGCCGCCAAAAAGGAAAGCATTGAGAACAAATTTACGAGCTTCATTCGAAATGGAACCGCCCTTAACTTCGCGGTCGCTATCGACTTCACTGCCTCAAATGGCGAACATCTCGAGCCAGAATCACTCCATTATAGAAGTAAACCCAACGGTAAGAATAGCTATACGGAAGCTGTTCGTGCGcttggtcaaattttggaAGATTACGACGCCGACAACCTGTTTCCGGCCTTTGGATTTGGAGCTGTAGTGCCACCAAGCCAAGAAGTTTCTCACAACTTCTTTCTTAACCAGCATCCCACTAACCCCGAATGTATAGGCGTGGAGGGGATCATTGCAGCTTATACTGAAACATTGGCAAAGGTTGAATTGTTTGGACCGACCTTCTTTGCTCCCGTAATCAATTACATGGCGGAGGTTGCCAAAATTAATCAAGATGGAAGAAAATACTATGTTCTTCTCATCATCACGGATGGCGTCATTCAAGACTTCAAACAAACTAAATCTGCCATTGTTAATGCCTCCCATTTGCCCCTGAGCATCATCATCGTGGGTGTTGGGGAAGCTGACTTTACAGAGATGGAGGCGCTTGATTCTGATGAAAGGCTGCTGCAATCAAATGGACGCACAGCCAGTCGAGATATTGTTCAGTTCACTGAACTTCGCCGTTACGCCAAGGAGAACGGAAACTGGAAAAAGGCAGCATTGGCCATGGATGTCCTGTCCGAAGTACCCACCCAATTGGTCGAGTGGatggaaaataatggaaaaaagcCATTCTACAGCTAA
- the LOC131888249 gene encoding copine-8-like, producing the protein MATFKWKISVACENLSSKSGPYCTLMVKSGSQWREVGRTEVIRNSSNPIWTTKFELDYNFGKEEILKFEVQDQDMQLLGSLCVTLGTLVDIPGKVFDCGIEEGLSRRGRFIITTEDPRPVPQNRVKSNFMNYDIDLNFVVAFDFTDPKGKQVEPVARQSRGKSNLSEAVNALGHILEDYNADNLFPAYGFGAAIPPSQEVSYNFSLNQHPTNPECLGVEGIIAAYSDTLAKVQLFGPTFFFPVIEQMVQIVRQQQDKRRYYVLLIVTNGIIEDFKQTKSALAEASDLPLSVIIAGVGDADFSKMVALNAGESWLQSFGCKSSRNVVQFVELSHYVSQDGTWKKAALAFDVMSKVSSQFVAWKENHAKSQSKPKENRNPWLSSVTNCFQNCSCGKSFKPSR; encoded by the coding sequence ATGGCCACGTTTAAATGGAAAATTAGTGTGGCCTGCGAAAATCTGTCCTCTAAATCCGGTCCGTATTGCACCCTGATGGTAAAGTCCGGTTCACAATGGAGGGAAGTGGGACGCACCGAAGTCATTCGAAATTCCTCGAATCCGATTTGGACGACCAAGTTTGAGCTCGATTATAACTTTGGGAAGGAAGAGATACTTAAATTTGAGGTCCAAGACCAAGACATGCAACTTCTAGGATCCCTGTGTGTCACTTTGGGCACTTTGGTGGATATTCctggaaaagtttttgattgtGGAATAGAAGAGGGATTGAGCAGGAGGGGGCGCTTCATCATAACTACGGAAGATCCTAGGCCTGTCCCCCAAAACCGTGTCAAAAGCAACTTCATGAACTATGATATCGACCTGAActttgttgttgcttttgactTCACTGACCCAAAGGGTAAACAAGTTGAACCGGTGGCACGTCAATCTAGGGGCAAGAGTAACTTGTCTGAAGCTGTCAATGCTCTTGGGCATATCCTGGAAGATTACAACGCCGACAACCTGTTTCCCGCCTATGGATTTGGAGCTGCAATTCCACCCAGCCAAGAAGTTTCTTACAACTTCTCTCTCAACCAGCATCCCACTAACCCCGAATGTTTAGGCGTGGAGGGGATCATTGCAGCTTATTCCGATACGTTGGCAAAGGTTCAATTGTTCGGACCAACCTTTTTCTTCCCCGTGATTGAGCAAATGGTGCAGATTGTCAGACAACAACAGGATAAACGAAGATACTATGTTCTCCTCATTGTTACGAATGGTATCATCGAAGACTTCAAACAAACCAAGTCTGCCTTGGCTGAGGCCTCTGATTTACCATTGAGCGTCATTATTGCCGGTGTTGGTGATGCAGACTTTTCAAAGATGGTGGCTCTCAATGCCGGTGAAAGCTGGCTTCAATCTTTTGGATGCAAATCCAGTCGAAATGTTGTCCAGTTTGTTGAGCTCAGCCATTACGTAAGTCAGGACGGAACCTGGAAGAAGGCAGCATTGGCCTTTGATGTCATGTCCAAAGTATCTTCCCAATTCGTAGCGTGGAAGGAAAACCATGCAAAAAGTCAATCCAAGCCAAAGGAAAATCGTAACCCATGGCTTTCATCAGTAActaattgttttcaaaattgttcatgcGGGAAGTCATTCAAGCCCTCGCGTTAA
- the LOC131888332 gene encoding copine-5-like: MQINVICVSLRTLLIILRQCKCLKYKSSVETRSEFIHLWPVLSIQNRKFELQYHLVIKPTRFIMATARLRIGVACENLSSKSGPFCTLMAKSNSQWKEVGRTEVIRNSSSPAWATKLELNYNFERREKVKFVVQDQDMQLLGTLSVTLGTLVAAPGQVYRSIIKEGSGKRGCFIITTENITPAAKKESIENKFTSFIRNGTALNFAVAIDFTASNGEHLEPESLHYRSKPNGKNSYTEAVRALGQILEDYDADNLIPAFGFGAVVPPSQEVSHNFFLNQHPTNPECLGVEGIIAAYTETLAKVELFGPTFFAPIIKYMAEIAKNNQDGRKYYVLLIITDGVIQDFKQTKSAIVDASHLPLSIIIVGVGEADFTEMEALDSDERLLQSNGRTASRDIVQFTELSRHAKKDGTWKKAALAMDVLSEVPTQLVEWMENNGKKPFYS, translated from the coding sequence atgcaaataaatgttatttgcgtaagtttgagaacactactGATAATCCTCAGACAGTGTAAGTGTTTGAAGTATAAAAGTAGTGTTGAAACGCGTTCTGAATTTATTCATCTTTGGCCTGTTCTATCCATACAGAATCGTAAGTTTGAGCTTCAATATCACCTGGTGATCAAACCTACTCGATTCATCATGGCTACCGCTAGATTAAGAATCGGCGTGGCCTGCGAAAATCTGTCCTCGAAGTCCGGTCCGTTTTGCACCTTGATGGCAAAGTCCAATTCGCAATGGAAGGAAGTGGGACGCACCGAAGTCATTCGAAATTCCTCGAGCCCTGCTTGGGCGACCAAGCTTGAACTCAATTATAACTTTGAGAGGagagaaaaagtcaaatttgtgGTCCAAGACCAAGACATGCAACTTCTGGGAACCTTGAGTGTAACCTTGGGCACTTTGGTGGCTGCTCCGGGACAGGTTTATAGAAGTATAATTAAAGAGGGTTCCGGTAAGAGAGGATGCTTCATCATAACTACGGAAAATATTACTCCTGCcgcaaaaaaggaaagcatCGAGAACAAATTTACGAGCTTCATTCGAAATGGAACCGCCCTTAACTTCGCGGTCGCTATCGACTTCACTGCCTCAAATGGCGAACATCTCGAGCCAGAATCACTCCATTATAGAAGTAAACCCAACGGTAAGAATAGCTATACGGAAGCTGTTCGTGCGcttggtcaaattttggaAGATTACGACGCCGACAACCTGATTCCTGCCTTTGGATTCGGAGCTGTAGTGCCACCCAGCCAAGAAGTTTCTCACAACTTCTTTCTTAACCAGCATCCCACTAACCCCGAATGTTTAGGCGTGGAAGGGATCATTGCAGCTTATACTGAAACATTGGCAAAGGTTGAATTGTTTGGACCAACCTTCTTTGCTCCCATAATTAAGTACATGGCGGAGATTGCCAAAAATAATCAAGATGGAAGAAAATACTATGTTCTTCTCATCATCACGGATGGCGTCATTCAAGACTTCAAACAAACTAAATCTGCCATTGTTGATGCCTCCCATTTGCCCCTGAGCATCATCATCGTGGGTGTTGGGGAAGCTGACTTTACAGAGATGGAGGCACTTGACTCTGATGAAAGGCTGCTGCAATCAAATGGACGCACAGCCAGTCGAGATATTGTTCAGTTCACTGAACTTAGCCGTCACGCCAAGAAGGACGGAACCTGGAAAAAGGCAGCATTGGCCATGGATGTCCTGTCCGAAGTACCCACCCAATTGGTCGAGTGGATGGAgaacaatggaaaaaagcCATTCTACAGCTAA